A single region of the Streptomyces sp. NBC_00236 genome encodes:
- a CDS encoding Uma2 family endonuclease, with amino-acid sequence MSVEPEAPEPRWAVPPVGGWTADDLDTLPNLPPHTELIDGSLVFVSPQTLFHSRAVDFFNWQLQSLAPPELEVVREFTIDVDFQNRPEPDVVVVRGDAVESLRQTRFPASSVLLAIEVVSDESVTRDRETKPVKYARAKIPHYWRVENQDGRAVVYVFELEPATGAYTSTGIFHDRMKVSAPFPVDLDLTAIVSRRRAADPQ; translated from the coding sequence ATGAGCGTCGAACCCGAGGCCCCCGAGCCGCGGTGGGCGGTCCCGCCCGTGGGCGGCTGGACCGCCGATGACCTGGACACGCTTCCGAATCTGCCTCCGCACACGGAGCTGATCGACGGGAGCTTGGTTTTCGTGAGTCCGCAGACCCTTTTCCATTCGCGGGCGGTCGACTTCTTCAATTGGCAGTTGCAGTCACTAGCTCCGCCCGAGCTGGAGGTCGTGCGGGAGTTCACTATCGACGTCGACTTCCAGAACCGGCCCGAACCCGATGTGGTCGTCGTCCGCGGCGACGCGGTCGAGAGTCTGCGGCAGACCCGGTTCCCCGCAAGCAGCGTGCTGCTTGCGATCGAGGTCGTGTCCGACGAGTCCGTCACCCGTGACCGGGAGACCAAGCCCGTGAAGTACGCGCGGGCGAAGATCCCCCACTACTGGCGGGTGGAGAACCAGGACGGCCGCGCGGTCGTGTACGTCTTCGAGCTGGAGCCGGCGACCGGTGCGTACACCTCGACCGGGATCTTCCACGACCGGATGAAGGTCTCCGCGCCCTTCCCGGTCGACCTCGACCTCACCGCGATCGTGTCGCGCCGCCGGGCGGCGGATCCGCAGTAG